A genomic stretch from Edaphobacter aggregans includes:
- a CDS encoding tyrosine-type recombinase/integrase, which produces MRPIPKINNAHDRAVKASGVAPLRLYDLRHTFATRAAMSGIYLVTLAAMLGHSRIQMVLRYAHPTQAHQALAMDKLESFNATQLISEFERELIAIQ; this is translated from the coding sequence TTGCGGCCAATTCCGAAAATCAACAATGCACACGACCGAGCAGTAAAGGCGAGCGGTGTCGCTCCACTGCGTCTGTACGACCTCCGGCACACGTTTGCTACCAGGGCAGCAATGTCTGGAATTTACCTCGTCACGCTAGCCGCAATGTTGGGCCACTCCAGAATTCAAATGGTGCTCCGTTATGCACACCCTACCCAGGCGCATCAGGCTCTCGCAATGGACAAACTCGAATCTTTCAATGCGACTCAACTGATCAGCGAATTCGAAAGAGAACTCATCGCTATCCAGTGA
- a CDS encoding GntR family transcriptional regulator has protein sequence MPKLQTVPTSTVQPLDKNGFIPLYYQIQRALMERIHSRELSEGDPLASEEELARSYRVSRMTARQALHGLKTSGYAISQKGRGTFVTRPKLEKSIMHLMGFTQDMKQRGMVPSSKLMEQSVVHATDDVAAKLKVEPEEPVMLLRRLRLADGIPMALEESHIPLKLFPGLERIDFAKQSLYFILRENYGVRVAWADEVIEALPSTREESELLTIPRKSPVLSISRIIVTTEETPIEAACSRYRGDRYRASIRIPTTTIA, from the coding sequence GTGCCGAAATTACAGACTGTGCCTACATCAACCGTTCAGCCCTTAGACAAGAACGGATTCATCCCGCTGTACTACCAGATTCAGCGCGCGCTGATGGAGAGGATCCACTCTCGCGAGCTATCTGAGGGAGACCCGCTTGCCTCCGAGGAGGAACTGGCGCGGTCTTATCGTGTAAGCAGAATGACTGCGCGGCAAGCCCTCCACGGCCTGAAGACCAGTGGCTACGCCATCAGTCAGAAGGGACGGGGCACATTTGTTACTCGGCCGAAGCTCGAGAAGAGCATTATGCATCTGATGGGATTCACCCAAGATATGAAGCAGCGGGGCATGGTCCCTAGCTCAAAGCTGATGGAACAATCTGTAGTACATGCGACAGATGATGTGGCTGCAAAGCTGAAAGTTGAGCCGGAAGAACCTGTCATGCTACTGCGCCGTTTACGGCTAGCCGACGGTATCCCGATGGCACTCGAAGAGTCCCATATACCGTTGAAGCTCTTCCCTGGGTTGGAGAGAATCGATTTTGCAAAACAGTCACTTTATTTCATTCTTCGTGAAAATTACGGAGTTCGGGTGGCCTGGGCCGATGAGGTCATCGAGGCACTTCCTTCGACCCGCGAAGAGTCCGAGTTGCTGACTATACCGCGAAAGTCCCCAGTTCTGTCTATTTCGCGAATCATCGTAACAACAGAGGAGACTCCGATTGAGGCCGCCTGCTCCCGTTACCGCGGCGACCGCTATCGTGCTTCCATCCGCATCCCAACTACTACGATTGCGTAA
- a CDS encoding TonB-dependent receptor yields MRARLALCTFIALLLSCSITRGQTITGSITGTITDPSGAAVGGAAVTAINVDTGVQTPTTTNRDGVYILRFLQPGHYKLSVKSTGFNPTTAGPFTLEVGQEARVDAKLNLGSVTENVVVTAAAPILNTENPTTGDTITSSQATELPLQARNFSSLTTLVAGALTVNPMAQNSIQRSAYNGGFNINGNREQSNNYTLDGMDINEAIDNYIGYSPNVDALGEIHIISGNATAEYGNANGGQVVMITKSGTNQFHGNAFWFIENTNLNANSWTNKNTPNPADFGPVPTINRGIFGGTFGGPLIHDRLFFFVDYQGARQHGSTNEFRSVATNAMRAGFAPNLGHNVPITNPVAQFLLAHPELYPAPNVPSNNANGITNNYSGSYGTATHNDQGDVKIDSKLTSRDNLSGRFTIGRENDGYTKVTLPTDIPSNNSNPYTGFVLNWTHTFSSSIVNEARAGYGRTRYRTTPVDISGKFGLTGNQQLGIPGTQIVPGIPTFDLTTAVSQLDPIGTTLQNPNNGSYAGIDSDSIVNAYTYGDNLSWQFHRHTLKFGAQALRYQQNRYYSGNDGALGWFIYKGTFSGTSTISDPWADFLENKAFSFGQGAVTGRWGQRQWRDALFIQDDYKITPNLTINLGMRWEWDQPMYEVNNKQVNFNLTTGAIEYAGQNGNSRALYSSFWGGFMPRVGFAYSPDRFNGRFVVRGGYGITNFLEGTGANLRLTLNPPFFVDSSSVSNGTSFFQTQNGFPRPPNAGDPYATIANANLRAWDPKLKPALIQQFNLTTETQINNATSLVVAYLGQSGSHLVDPREGNQRLCPTCAYPVSLLPGFAGRIPDPSNIIISLTESAAMMNYNALQVTLRQRVTRGLEFFTNYTWSKSLTNNLGYYGAGGGAAASQSAYWQNSYDGGADYGPAYFDVTHNFSFAGYYDLPFGRGRQFGSDMNRFVDLAVGGWKVGAIATLHSGLPITMFSNQFYPVNQRTDRANHYRKLVIRNRSVTNWFGTDPSATPCTSDHDNGICAYGEESSTGLGTAAVGSERAPDYHDLDAALSKAFNITESKHLDFRADFFNVLNTTSLAPPTNNVSGGIGLINSTVSTERQIQLALKFVF; encoded by the coding sequence ATGAGAGCACGCCTAGCCCTATGCACTTTCATAGCACTTCTTCTCAGTTGTTCGATTACAAGGGGACAGACAATTACCGGGTCCATCACAGGCACAATCACTGACCCCAGCGGAGCCGCAGTTGGTGGTGCCGCAGTAACGGCCATCAACGTCGATACCGGCGTCCAGACTCCCACAACAACCAACCGAGATGGCGTCTATATTCTCCGCTTCCTTCAGCCGGGGCACTATAAGCTTTCGGTCAAATCCACCGGTTTCAATCCGACGACGGCCGGCCCATTCACTCTTGAAGTCGGTCAGGAAGCCAGGGTCGATGCGAAGTTGAACCTTGGTTCTGTCACCGAAAATGTCGTCGTTACTGCAGCGGCCCCAATCCTAAACACCGAGAACCCGACCACGGGCGACACCATTACCTCAAGCCAGGCCACGGAACTCCCGCTGCAGGCGCGTAACTTCTCCTCACTCACTACCCTTGTTGCTGGTGCTCTTACCGTCAATCCCATGGCGCAAAACAGCATCCAGCGTAGCGCGTACAACGGCGGCTTCAACATCAACGGCAATCGCGAGCAGTCCAACAACTACACCCTCGACGGTATGGACATCAACGAGGCGATCGACAACTACATCGGCTATAGCCCCAACGTCGATGCTCTCGGCGAAATCCACATCATCTCCGGTAACGCGACCGCCGAGTACGGCAATGCCAACGGCGGCCAAGTTGTCATGATCACCAAAAGCGGTACCAATCAGTTCCACGGTAACGCTTTCTGGTTTATCGAAAACACCAATCTCAACGCCAATAGCTGGACCAACAAAAACACCCCCAACCCTGCTGACTTCGGTCCTGTGCCGACCATCAACCGCGGCATCTTCGGTGGCACCTTCGGTGGACCTCTCATCCACGACCGGCTATTCTTCTTCGTTGACTATCAGGGCGCACGCCAACATGGGAGCACCAACGAGTTTCGCTCAGTAGCCACCAACGCCATGCGCGCCGGTTTTGCGCCAAACCTCGGTCATAACGTCCCCATCACCAATCCTGTAGCACAATTCTTGCTTGCTCACCCCGAGCTATACCCTGCTCCCAACGTTCCCAGTAACAACGCCAATGGCATCACGAATAACTACAGCGGCAGTTACGGCACTGCAACCCATAACGACCAGGGTGACGTTAAGATCGATAGCAAGCTAACCTCCAGAGACAACCTCTCGGGACGTTTCACAATAGGTCGTGAAAACGACGGCTATACCAAGGTCACGCTGCCGACCGATATCCCATCCAATAACTCCAACCCCTATACCGGCTTCGTTCTCAACTGGACTCACACCTTCTCGTCAAGCATCGTCAACGAAGCGCGAGCCGGCTATGGACGCACCCGCTACAGAACCACTCCCGTGGATATCAGTGGCAAGTTCGGTCTCACAGGCAACCAACAACTTGGTATCCCCGGCACGCAGATCGTGCCTGGTATTCCCACCTTCGACTTGACTACCGCCGTATCACAACTTGATCCGATTGGTACCACTCTCCAGAATCCCAACAACGGTTCCTATGCTGGTATCGATTCCGACAGCATCGTCAATGCCTATACCTATGGAGACAACCTGAGCTGGCAGTTTCACCGCCACACACTTAAGTTTGGTGCGCAGGCGCTCCGTTACCAGCAAAACCGCTACTACTCTGGCAACGACGGTGCCCTGGGTTGGTTCATCTACAAAGGTACCTTTAGCGGCACTTCCACCATTAGCGATCCATGGGCCGACTTCCTTGAGAATAAAGCCTTCAGTTTCGGACAGGGCGCCGTCACCGGGCGTTGGGGACAGCGTCAGTGGCGCGATGCTCTCTTCATCCAAGACGACTACAAGATAACCCCCAACCTCACCATCAATCTCGGTATGCGCTGGGAGTGGGACCAGCCTATGTATGAGGTCAATAACAAGCAAGTCAACTTCAACCTCACCACAGGCGCAATCGAGTATGCCGGTCAGAATGGCAACAGTCGGGCTCTCTATAGCAGCTTCTGGGGTGGCTTCATGCCGCGTGTTGGCTTTGCTTACTCTCCGGATCGATTCAATGGAAGATTCGTCGTTCGCGGCGGATACGGCATCACCAACTTTCTTGAAGGCACCGGGGCAAATCTGCGCCTGACTCTAAATCCGCCCTTCTTCGTAGATTCATCTTCTGTGTCGAATGGAACGAGTTTCTTCCAGACGCAAAATGGATTCCCGCGTCCGCCGAATGCGGGCGATCCTTACGCAACGATCGCAAATGCCAATCTTCGGGCCTGGGATCCCAAGCTCAAGCCCGCTCTAATTCAGCAGTTCAACCTGACGACCGAGACACAGATCAACAACGCTACCTCTCTGGTAGTTGCTTACCTCGGCCAAAGCGGTAGCCATCTCGTCGACCCACGCGAAGGTAATCAAAGGTTATGCCCAACCTGCGCGTATCCCGTTTCGTTGCTCCCTGGATTTGCAGGTAGAATCCCGGACCCCTCAAACATCATCATCAGTCTCACCGAATCTGCAGCAATGATGAACTACAACGCGCTCCAAGTGACACTCCGGCAGCGTGTAACCAGAGGTCTTGAATTTTTCACCAACTACACTTGGAGCAAGTCCCTCACCAATAACCTCGGCTACTATGGCGCGGGCGGCGGAGCCGCAGCCTCGCAGAGTGCCTACTGGCAGAACTCCTACGACGGCGGAGCAGATTATGGCCCGGCGTACTTTGACGTTACCCACAACTTTTCTTTCGCTGGCTACTACGATCTGCCCTTTGGACGTGGCAGGCAGTTCGGATCCGATATGAATCGCTTCGTTGATCTGGCAGTCGGCGGCTGGAAGGTGGGCGCAATTGCCACTCTTCATTCCGGCTTGCCAATCACCATGTTTTCCAACCAGTTTTACCCGGTCAATCAGCGTACCGACCGTGCTAACCACTATCGCAAACTCGTCATTCGCAACCGTTCTGTAACCAACTGGTTCGGTACGGATCCGTCCGCAACTCCATGTACTTCGGATCACGACAACGGAATCTGCGCGTATGGCGAAGAATCGTCTACTGGACTCGGTACTGCTGCAGTTGGTAGTGAACGCGCACCGGATTACCACGATTTAGATGCCGCACTCAGCAAAGCCTTCAACATCACCGAGAGCAAGCATCTGGACTTCCGGGCTGACTTCTTCAACGTCCTTAACACCACCAGCCTGGCGCCCCCGACCAACAACGTCTCGGGCGGTATCGGTCTGATCAACTCAACCGTCTCAACTGAACGCCAAATCCAGCTCGCGCTGAAATTTGTCTTCTAA